A window from Carassius gibelio isolate Cgi1373 ecotype wild population from Czech Republic chromosome B3, carGib1.2-hapl.c, whole genome shotgun sequence encodes these proteins:
- the LOC127952763 gene encoding uncharacterized protein LOC127952763 yields the protein MEYDEMDEPILMTSNGRRKRRLPQNSSRYKAKVNRYSGNGLVASVACTHNTSWCGAVTLKESDLFYIKQQLYSTNDKVEQDAILLSHMDAMPCKRRRQQVEAEEKRRQRDVSIKYAVLKEDKTKVPICHASFLSIFCVKKDRVQSIAKYWLENGKARPEHRGGPREIEAQTAKKDIVRKHIQSFNCRASHYARRGAPGRKFLPSDLSVAKMHQMFLEQNHQQVSYSLYWSIFVYDFNLAFGHPAKDVCSLCVKFRIAINDPDLTAEEKRNKILLYTLHRRRARQFYDTLNDVGDTFTVCFDIMENLVLPRSAICQTYYSRQVYFYVFGVVRHRGRGEPQSRHEINLYTWLEYENSKDSNIVASALHHYFTSVAGVDLRQCQSLRLFSDSCYGQNKNINVLSMLFAMRSQLYPQLNITYFFPIRGHSFLPADRVFGRIEQDIRKHTTILLPEEYNNILLKHGTVYQYGKDW from the exons aTGGAGTACGATGAAATGGATGAGCCTATCCTAATGACATCAAATGGCAGAAGAAAACGTCGTTTACCTCAAAACTCTTCCCGTTACAAGGCAAAAGTAAATCGATACAGTGGAAATGGCTTGGTCGCAAGTGTAGCATGCACTCATAACACTTCTTGGTGCGGTGCTGTTACTTTGAAGGAATCTGATTTATTTTACATCAAACAACAGCTCTATTCCACCAACGACAAAGTCGAACAAGATGCCATTCTTCTGTCTCATATGGATGCTATGCCATGTAAACGGAGGAGACAACAAGTGGAGGCTGAAGAGAAAAGAAGGCAAAGAGATGTATCGATAAAGTATGCCGTTTTGAAAGAAGATAAAACAAAAGTTCCCATCTGCCACGCTTCATTCCTGAGCATTTTCT gtgtCAAGAAAGACAGAGTTCAGAGTATTGCAAAGTACTGGCTTGAGAACGGCAAAGCACGTCCCGAACATCGTGGTGGTCCCAGGGAAATTGAAGCACAAACTGCAAAGAAGGACATAGTTCGAAAGCACATACAGTCTTTTAATTGTAGAGCAAGCCACTATGCCCGCCGTGGTGCACCTGGGAGAAAGTTCCTGCCGAGTGACTTGAGTGTGGCAAAAATGCatcagatgtttcttgagcagaatcaTCAACAAGTTTCCTACTCACTATACTGGAGCATCTTTGTGTATGACTTCAACCTGGCTTTTGGTCATCCTGCCAAAGATGTGTGCTCTTTGTGTGTCAAATTCCGCATTGCAATCAATGATCCTGATCTGACTGCAGAAGAGAAGCGGAACAAGATTCTTCTTTACACACTTCACCGTCGCCGAGCTCGTCAGTTTTATGACACACTAAATGACGTGGGTGATACATTCACTGTCTGCTTTGACATAATGGAGAACCTGGTCCTTCCTAGGTCTGCCATCTGTCAAACGTATTACTCAAGGCAGGTATACTTTTATGTATTCGGTGTGGTCCGTCACCGTGGCAGAGGAGAACCCCAGAGTCGGCATGAGATAAATCTGTACACCTGGCTGGAATATGAGAACTCAAAGGATAGTAACATTGTCGCGTCAGCTCTACATCACTACTTCACCTCAGTGGCAGGAGTTGATCTGCGACAGTGTCAGAGCCTCCGACTGTTCTCTGACTCTTGCTACGGccagaataaaaacattaatgttctGTCTATGTTGTTTGCCATGCGTTCTCAGCTGTACCCCCAGCTCAACATCACTTACTTCTTTCCTATACGAGGGCACAGTTTCCTTCCAGCTGACAGAGTGTTTGGAAGGATTGAGCAAGATATCCGGAAGCATACAACTATTCTGTTGCCAGAAGAGTATAACAACATTTTGCTGAAGCATGGCACTGTCTATCAATATGGAAAGGACTGGTAG
- the LOC127953058 gene encoding zinc finger BED domain-containing protein 4-like: MKKAMDEMDVASLGCFAHTLQLVVHEGLLSQRSVSDALANGRKIVGHFKHSPLATTRLEEIQKDLQMPTKRLHQDVATRWNSTYYMVESLLEQKRSISAYGADHDLPVTLTSYQWALLEKIIIVLAPFEELIRQISSSTSSAAEVIPSVTVLKRLLARENEGDTGIKTMKTTLLEAVQKRFKTIENEPLYAVATLLDPRFKDRYFTGADSNKNAKDALTQEVEKMEAALLSRTTPEGAETVPENPHKAPRLEAQPDSSSSRKSSLKGLFEEILQEHDEERGASSTSTQVQNQIQTYLTEQTVPRSDSPFQYWGVNQIRFPTLAATAAKFLCAPCTSVDSERLFSVASNIIDARRNRLGGERAEMLIFLKKNLPLLLKL, translated from the exons ATGAAGAAAGCCATGGACGAGATGGATGTAGCAAGTTTGGGATGCTTCGCCCACACTCTCCAGCTGGTGGTGCATGAAGGACTACTGTCACAGAGAAGTGTGAGTGATGCACTGGCGAATGGTAGGAAGATAGTCGGTCATTTCAAACACTCGCCACTGGCTACTACACGCCTGGAGGAAATTCAAAAAGATCTCCAAATGCCCACCAAACGTCTGCACCAAGACGTAGCAACACGATGGAACAGTACCTACTATATGGTCGAAAGTTTACTGGAGCAGAAGCGGTCAATTTCAGCATATGGAGCTGACCACGACCTGCCAGTGACCCTTACATCTTACCAGTGGGCTTTACTGGAGAAAATCATCATTGTTCTGGCACCATTTGAAGAACTGATCAGACAGATTAGCTCCTCCACCTCTTCTGCAGCTGAAGTCATTCCCTCAGTCACAGTGCTGAAACGCCTGCTTGCTCGGGAGAACGAGGGGGACACGGGTATAAAAACCATGAAAACAACCCTTCTTGAGGCTGTCCAGAAAAGATTCAAGACCATCGAGAATGAGCCCTTGTATGCAGTTGCCACTCTTTTAGACCCACGATTCAAAGACAG ataCTTCACAGGAGCAGACAGCAACAAGAATGCCAAGGATGCTCTGACCCAAGAGGTGGAGAAGATGGAGGCAGCGTTACTGAGCAGGACCACACCTGAGGGAGCAGAGACAGTGCCAGAAAACCCCCATAAAGCCCCACGTCTGGAAGCACAGccagacagcagcagcagcagaaagagCAGCTTGAAAGGCCTGTTTGAGGAAATCCTGCAGGAGCATGATGAGGAACGTGGGGCAAGTAGCACTAGCACACAAGTTCAAAATCAAATACAGACATATTTGACAGAGCAAACGGTCCCACGCTCAGACAGCCCATTCCAGTACTGGGGAGTCAACCAAATTCGTTTTCCCACCCTGGCTGCCACTGCTGCAAAGTTTCTCTGTGCTCCTTGTACCAGTGTTGACAGTGAGAGACTGTTCAGTGTAGCATCCAACATTATTGATGCAAGAAGGAACAGGCTAGGAGGAGAGAGGGCAGAAATGCTCATCTTCTTGAAGAAGAATCTGCCTTTGCTCTTGAAATTATGA
- the LOC127952760 gene encoding guanylate-binding protein 1-like, with protein MDKPVCLIDTASDGKLCVQRSALQVLEQIQQPVVVVAVVGLYRTGKSYLMNRLAGKQTGFALGSTIESKTKGIWMWCVPHPTKPGTTLVLLDTEGLGDVDKGDSVHDTRIFSLAVLLSSTLVLNSRGTIDNRAIEELQYVTELTEYIKIKSPDEVVDDGEFVKFFPSFIWAVRDFTLQLNIDGKDATEDEYLEFALKLKLGNSMQVNNYNLPRECIRKYFPSRKCFTFPFPTHPDNVSYLETLDPEEISKRFLEVTNRFCQFIFDQSQVKNLKDGHTVTGRVLGHLVKTYVETIASGAVPCLENAVIAMALIENEAALQEGLEVYQSGMEKLKKSFPLELNEINSEHQCFSLMATQTFMKRSFRDSDGKFLTSLEEAISQQFDRYLQDNEKASEAKCEGLLSVLSEEMTVKINQGFYATAGGYNLFCQDLEDVVNEYNTLARQEVKIAEVLEKFLQQKVAVTTAILQADDKLTENERSICEERERAVLLEQEIKAQEEKQRQLEEKMEIEEQNNEERVRQVIQKMEEEMSFQQQETQRAMDSKLREQAALMEKGFQEKANKMASEIEQLRRNNKEVEDRKSREFAQMIADQERRNAQNLEVMRQQHRRQMEAINNRPRPSSGGCSIQ; from the exons ATGGACAAACCAGTGTGCTTGATTGACACGGCGTCCGATGGGAAGCTGTGTGTCCAGCGGTCAGCGTTGCAGGTTCTGGAGCAGATCCAGCAGCCCGTGGTGGTGGTGGCCGTGGTGGGTCTCTACCGAACTGGGAAGTCCTACCTGATGAATCGACTGGCAGGGAAGCAAACAG GGTTTGCACTGGGCAGCACAATCGAGTCCAAGACGAAGGGCATCTGGATGTGGTGCGTGCCTCACCCCACTAAACCAGGAACCACTCTGGTGCTGCTGGACACTGAGGGACTCGGAGACGTGGACAAG GGCGACTCAGTGCATGACACCAGGATCTTCTCTTTGGCTGTCCTTCTGAGCAGCACTCTAGTCCTGAACAGCCGAGGAACTATTGACAACAGGGCTATAGAGGAACTGCA ATACGTCACTGAGCTAACGGAGTACATCAAGATCAAGTCACCTGATGAAGTCGTAGATGACGGAGAGTTTGTCAAGTTCTTCCCTAGCTTCATCTGGGCTGTGAGGGACTTCACTCTGCAGCTAAACATCGATGGGAAAGACGCAACAGAGGATGAATACCTAGAGTTTGCTCTGAAGCTAAAACTAG GTAACTCGATGCAAGTGAACAATTACAACCTTCCAAGAGAGTGCATTCGCAAATACTTCCCATCTCGGAAATGCTTCACCTTCCCATTCCCAACCCATCCAGACAATGTCTCTTATCTGGAGACACTAGACCCAGAGGAGATTTCAAAACGATTCTTGGAGGTCACGAATCGTTTCTGCCAGTTTATCTTTGACCAGAGCCAAGTGAAAAATCTGAAAGATGGACACACGGTCACCGGCAGAG TTCTGGGTCATCTTGTAAAAACATACGTAGAAACCATTGCCAGTGGAGCTGTGCCGTGTCTGGAGAATGCTGTGATCGCAATGGCACTGATTGAGAATGAGGCTGCTCTTCAGGAGGGGCTTGAGGTGTACCAGAGTGGAATGGAGAAGCTGAAGAAGTCCTTCCCTCTGGAACTGAATGAAATCAACTCTGAACACCAATGCTTCAGTCTCATGGCAACACAGACCTTCATGAAACGCTCCTTCAGggatagtgatgggaagttcttGACATCTTTAGAG GAAGCCATCAGTCAACAGTTTGACAGGTATCTCCAGGACAATGAGAAGGCCTCCGAGGCTAAATGTGAAGGTCTTCTATCAGTTCTCTCTGAAGaaatgacagtgaagatcaatcaAGGGTTTTATGCCACAGCTGGTGGGTACAATCTCTTCTGCCAGGACCTGGAGGACGTTGTGAATGAGTACAATACACTGGCCCGTCAAGAAGTCAAG ATTGCTGAAGTGTTGGAGAAATTTCTACAGCAAAAGGTTGCAGTCACCACAGCCATTCTCCAGGCTGATGATAAACTAACCGAAAACGAACGAAGTATTTGTG AGGAGAGAGAGCGGGCAGTCCTTCTGGAACAAGAGATCAAGGCCCAGGAAGAGAAGCAGCGTCAGCTGGAGGAGAAGATGGAGATTGAAGAACAGAATAATGAGGAGAGGGTGAGACAGGTCATACAGAAGATGGAAGAGGAGATGTCCTTCCAACAGCAGGAGACACAGCGCGCCATGGACAGTAAGCTGAGGGAACAGGCTGCcctgatggagaagggctttcAAGAGAAAGCCAACAAAATGGCCAGCGAGATCGAGCAGTTGAGGAGGAATAATAAAGAGGTAGAGGACAGGAAGTCCAGGGAGTTTGCACAGATGATAGCGGATCAGGAGCGAAGAAACGCACAGAACCTGGAAGTGATGAGGCAACAGCACAGACGGCAGATGGAGGCGATTAACAACAGACCGAGACCTTCATCTGGAGGCTGTTCTATACAGTGA